Proteins encoded by one window of Streptomyces sp. ALI-76-A:
- a CDS encoding molybdopterin oxidoreductase family protein produces the protein MPVTPAPRTALRICPLCEATCGLTLTIEGTRVTGARGDRDDVFSRGFICPKGASFGAVDGDPDRLRGPLVRRDGELREATWEEAFDAVAAGLRPVVERYGPHAVGVVLGNPNVHTMAGALYPPVLLAGLGTRSLFTASTVDQMPKHVSSGLLYGDANAIPVPDLDHTDHLLLIGANPLESNGSLCTAPDFPGKLKALKARGGTLTVIDPRRTRTAALADRHIPIRPGTDALLLAAMTHVLFEEDLVDPGESAAHVQGLDELRAAMGDFTPEAAAGACDVDAATIRALARELAAAPTAAVYGRIGSCTVPHGTLASWLVDVLTLLTGNLDRPGGALFPQAATDRTPRPAGPGHGFALGRWHSRVARHPEAKGELPLSALAEEIDTATEQGEPVRALIAVAANPVLSAPDGDRLDKALGSLDFMVSVDPYLNETSRHAHVVLPPPPPAQSPHHDFAFNTLAVRNQVRYTRPAVPLEPGRMAETEILARLTLAATGMHGADPAAVDALVIDQTLGKAVREPHSPVHGRDPKELAAQLTGDNGPERRLDMMLRLGPYGDGFGVRPDGLALDRLLAHPHGIDLGPLRSRLPQPLKTRSGKVELLPQPIADDLPRLRQALRERPDGLVLVGRRHLRSNNSWMHNVPALTGGTNRCTLHIHPEDAERLGVRDGAPVRVKGAGGAVTAPAEVTDGVRPGVVSLPHGWGHDRPGTRLSHASADPGVNVNQLLDGSLLDPLSGNAVLNGVPVEVAPMAETLTPLT, from the coding sequence CCCGCACCGCGCTGCGCATCTGCCCCTTGTGCGAGGCCACCTGCGGCCTCACCCTCACCATCGAGGGGACCCGGGTGACCGGTGCCCGCGGTGACCGTGACGACGTGTTCAGCCGGGGGTTCATCTGCCCGAAGGGGGCCTCCTTCGGCGCCGTCGACGGCGACCCCGACCGGCTGCGCGGTCCGCTCGTCCGCAGGGACGGGGAGCTGCGCGAGGCCACCTGGGAGGAGGCGTTCGACGCCGTGGCGGCCGGCCTCCGGCCCGTCGTCGAGCGGTACGGGCCGCACGCCGTCGGCGTCGTCCTCGGCAACCCCAACGTGCACACCATGGCCGGCGCCCTCTACCCGCCCGTGCTCCTGGCCGGGCTCGGCACCCGCAGCCTCTTCACCGCCTCCACGGTCGACCAGATGCCCAAGCACGTGTCGAGCGGCCTGCTGTACGGAGACGCCAACGCGATCCCCGTACCCGACCTCGACCACACCGACCACCTCCTCCTGATCGGCGCCAACCCCCTGGAGTCCAACGGGAGTCTGTGCACCGCCCCCGACTTCCCCGGCAAGCTCAAGGCGCTCAAGGCCCGCGGCGGCACCCTCACCGTGATCGACCCCCGCCGCACCCGCACCGCCGCCCTCGCCGACCGGCACATCCCGATCCGCCCCGGCACCGACGCCCTGCTGCTCGCCGCGATGACGCACGTCCTCTTCGAGGAGGACCTCGTGGATCCGGGCGAGTCGGCCGCGCATGTGCAGGGGCTCGACGAACTCAGGGCGGCCATGGGGGACTTCACGCCCGAGGCCGCCGCCGGCGCGTGCGACGTGGACGCCGCCACCATCCGCGCCCTCGCCCGCGAGCTGGCCGCCGCCCCCACCGCCGCCGTCTACGGCCGCATCGGCAGCTGCACGGTCCCGCACGGCACCCTGGCCAGCTGGCTCGTCGACGTCCTCACCCTCCTCACCGGCAACCTCGACCGGCCCGGCGGCGCCCTCTTCCCGCAGGCCGCCACCGACCGGACGCCCCGGCCCGCCGGACCCGGCCACGGCTTCGCGCTCGGCCGCTGGCACTCCCGGGTCGCCCGCCACCCGGAGGCCAAGGGCGAACTGCCGCTGTCCGCGCTCGCCGAGGAGATCGACACCGCGACCGAGCAGGGCGAGCCGGTCCGGGCGCTGATCGCCGTCGCCGCCAACCCCGTGCTGTCCGCGCCCGACGGCGACCGGCTCGACAAGGCCCTCGGCTCGCTCGACTTCATGGTCAGCGTCGACCCGTACCTGAACGAGACCTCGCGCCACGCCCATGTCGTCCTGCCGCCGCCCCCGCCCGCGCAGAGCCCGCACCACGACTTCGCCTTCAACACCCTCGCCGTCCGCAACCAGGTCCGCTACACCCGGCCCGCGGTCCCCCTGGAACCGGGCCGGATGGCCGAGACCGAGATCCTGGCCCGGCTGACCCTGGCCGCGACCGGCATGCACGGCGCCGACCCGGCCGCCGTGGACGCGCTGGTGATCGACCAGACCCTCGGCAAGGCGGTGCGGGAGCCGCACTCCCCGGTCCACGGCCGCGACCCGAAGGAACTGGCCGCACAGCTCACCGGCGACAACGGCCCCGAGCGGCGGCTCGACATGATGCTGCGCCTGGGCCCCTACGGCGACGGTTTCGGCGTACGGCCGGACGGGCTCGCTCTGGACAGGCTGCTGGCGCATCCGCACGGCATCGACCTCGGGCCGCTGCGGTCCCGGCTGCCGCAGCCCCTGAAGACCCGCAGCGGCAAGGTGGAACTGCTGCCGCAGCCCATCGCCGACGACCTGCCGCGGCTGAGGCAGGCCCTGCGCGAGCGCCCCGACGGGCTCGTCCTCGTCGGCCGCCGTCATCTGCGCTCCAACAACAGCTGGATGCACAACGTGCCGGCCCTCACCGGCGGCACCAACCGCTGCACCCTGCACATCCACCCGGAGGACGCCGAACGCCTGGGCGTACGGGACGGGGCGCCCGTACGCGTCAAGGGCGCCGGGGGAGCGGTGACCGCCCCCGCCGAGGTCACCGACGGCGTCCGCCCGGGCGTGGTGAGCCTGCCGCACGGCTGGGGCCACGACCGGCCCGGGACCCGGCTCAGCCACGCCTCCGCCGACCCCGGAGTCAACGTCAACCAGCTCCTCGACGGCAGCCTGCTCGACCCCCTGTCGGGCAACGCGGTCCTCAACGGAGTGCCCGTCGAGGTCGCCCCGATGGCCGAAACGCTCACGCCTCTGACCTGA